From Weissella diestrammenae, a single genomic window includes:
- a CDS encoding sugar porter family MFS transporter, translating to MANKKHMSTNFIYFFGALGGLLFGYDTGVISGAMLFIGKELGIKAGSFEDGFITASVLLGAILGAAIIGPMSDKFGRKKLLLTASIIFFIGALGSGIGINYEVLVTSRVLLGVAVGAASALIPTYLAELAPAEKRGGVGTLFQLMIMTGIFLAYVSNEWLSPHGLFGLGENVGWHWMLGLAAIPAAILFFGGLTLPESPRFLVKKGKIDEAHHVLTQFNSDEKLVDEELHDIKLQASIPSGGFKELFGVMARPVLIMAMGLAIFQQVMGCNTVLYYAPKIFISAGFSEHFALQSHIIIGIFNVLVTVVAVKIMDKIDRKKMLTYGAIGMGVSLLLMSTAMLVLKAGNGNLGSWVCVIALTLYIAFFSATWGPVMWVMIGEAFPLNIRGLGNSFGAVVNWTANFAVSQSFPMLLVAFTPHHAVNAEGQGIAKLFIIYGVLCFVAIWFIAKFTIETRNRTLESLEADLRSKAHAKGHSEAGEPAV from the coding sequence ATGGCTAATAAAAAGCACATGTCAACGAATTTTATTTATTTCTTCGGTGCCTTGGGTGGCTTACTATTCGGGTACGATACAGGTGTTATCTCTGGCGCAATGTTATTCATTGGAAAAGAGTTGGGAATTAAAGCGGGATCGTTTGAGGACGGTTTCATCACAGCTTCAGTTCTATTAGGTGCCATTTTAGGTGCTGCAATTATTGGACCAATGTCTGATAAGTTTGGACGTAAGAAATTATTGTTGACCGCATCAATTATTTTCTTTATTGGTGCATTAGGGTCTGGAATTGGAATCAATTATGAAGTCCTAGTGACTTCTCGTGTTCTATTAGGTGTGGCGGTTGGTGCTGCTTCAGCATTGATCCCAACCTATTTGGCTGAGCTAGCACCTGCTGAGAAACGTGGTGGTGTTGGAACGCTATTCCAGCTCATGATTATGACCGGAATTTTCTTAGCTTATGTCTCAAATGAATGGCTTTCACCACACGGATTGTTTGGTCTTGGTGAAAATGTTGGTTGGCACTGGATGCTTGGCTTGGCTGCTATTCCAGCCGCTATTTTGTTCTTTGGCGGTCTTACATTGCCCGAATCACCTCGTTTCTTGGTGAAAAAAGGTAAGATTGATGAGGCCCATCACGTCTTGACACAATTTAATTCAGACGAAAAACTTGTCGACGAGGAATTGCATGATATTAAATTGCAAGCCTCAATTCCATCAGGTGGCTTTAAAGAATTATTTGGTGTTATGGCTCGTCCAGTATTGATTATGGCTATGGGATTGGCAATTTTCCAACAAGTTATGGGATGTAATACGGTTCTGTATTATGCGCCAAAAATCTTTATTTCAGCTGGTTTTAGTGAGCACTTTGCGCTACAATCACATATTATTATTGGAATTTTTAACGTGTTAGTGACTGTTGTGGCAGTTAAAATTATGGATAAGATTGATCGTAAGAAGATGTTAACTTATGGTGCAATTGGTATGGGTGTTTCATTGTTATTGATGTCAACTGCTATGTTGGTTTTGAAAGCAGGAAATGGTAACTTAGGATCATGGGTCTGCGTGATTGCCTTAACGTTATACATCGCATTCTTCTCTGCAACTTGGGGACCAGTTATGTGGGTGATGATTGGTGAGGCTTTCCCATTGAATATCCGTGGCCTTGGAAATTCATTTGGTGCGGTTGTTAACTGGACTGCTAACTTTGCAGTATCACAATCATTCCCAATGTTGCTTGTCGCCTTTACACCACACCATGCGGTTAATGCTGAAGGTCAAGGAATTGCTAAGTTGTTCATCATTTATGGTGTTTTGTGTTTCGTTGCCATCTGGTTTATTGCTAAGTTTACGATTGAAACACGTAATCGGACGCTTGAATCGCTTGAAGCTGATTTGCGTTCTAAAGCGCACGCCAAGGGACATTCAGAAGCCGGGGAACCGGCAGTTTAA